A part of Leptolyngbyaceae cyanobacterium genomic DNA contains:
- a CDS encoding tetratricopeptide repeat protein, whose translation MPKHIPLLISLLLLGGLAVAAPQFAQAQDFQIEDNNNSNTDERQPANDRLKELLEEGRELVDAGNFSRAIGIYQQAANLDGKNARVFSAIGYLQARQGNYQKAAEAYRQAIELDSKNDDFHYALGYTLANLNDNAGAAAEYRRAIQLNRNNANAYMGLGVVLLRQRDPQGALSAYEEAIKLDPKSVEIRKSIATILLEQKRYQDAINVLERAIALDPKDSSLQISVASAYLGQGNQREAIAALERAAKLEPRNAQIQLEIGNLWQSQNNLSAALAAYQQAVSLDNKLVEAHNGIGQIFLQQRDFSQAVSVYRRLAEIAPDQGYVHYNLGVALSNRGEVEAAIAAFKQARKVFQRQNVKEGMERADAALRQLQR comes from the coding sequence GTGCCAAAACATATCCCATTGTTAATTAGTCTCCTGCTGTTGGGAGGGTTGGCGGTAGCCGCCCCACAATTTGCCCAAGCGCAGGATTTCCAAATCGAGGATAACAATAACAGTAATACGGATGAGCGGCAGCCTGCCAACGATCGACTAAAGGAACTTCTAGAAGAAGGACGAGAGTTGGTAGATGCTGGTAATTTTTCGAGAGCGATCGGCATTTATCAACAAGCGGCTAACTTAGATGGCAAAAATGCCCGTGTTTTTTCTGCGATCGGATATTTACAAGCACGTCAGGGAAATTACCAGAAAGCAGCGGAAGCTTATCGTCAAGCTATTGAACTGGACTCGAAAAATGATGATTTTCACTATGCGCTGGGCTATACTCTGGCTAATTTAAACGATAATGCGGGAGCAGCCGCTGAATATCGCCGCGCTATCCAACTTAATCGCAATAACGCTAATGCTTATATGGGATTGGGTGTCGTACTACTTCGCCAAAGAGATCCCCAAGGTGCTTTGTCAGCTTATGAGGAAGCGATTAAACTCGATCCGAAAAGCGTAGAAATTCGCAAGTCGATCGCAACTATCCTTCTAGAGCAGAAGCGATATCAAGATGCGATCAACGTACTCGAAAGAGCGATCGCTCTCGATCCTAAAGATAGTAGTTTGCAAATAAGTGTAGCATCTGCTTACTTAGGTCAAGGGAACCAACGGGAAGCGATCGCTGCTTTGGAACGTGCAGCGAAATTAGAACCGCGTAATGCTCAAATTCAGTTAGAAATTGGCAACCTTTGGCAATCTCAGAATAATTTATCCGCAGCTTTGGCAGCTTATCAGCAGGCCGTGTCATTGGATAATAAATTAGTAGAAGCGCACAATGGAATCGGTCAAATTTTCTTACAGCAGCGAGATTTTTCCCAAGCAGTTAGTGTCTATCGGCGCTTAGCGGAAATCGCACCCGACCAAGGTTACGTCCACTATAATCTGGGAGTGGCATTGAGCAATAGAGGAGAAGTGGAAGCTGCGATCGCAGCTTTTAAGCAAGCTCGCAAAGTTTTCCAGCGCCAAAATGTCAAGGAAGGTATGGAAAGAGCCGACGCTGCGCTCAGACAACTACAACGGTAA
- a CDS encoding pentapeptide repeat-containing protein, whose translation MLGVVMQVQDFLARYKQGERDFAHIDLSGAILTGVNLQDLDLTGANLTGVNLSWSFLSRAKLSGACLRQADLRHATLTSANLNQAILSGANLTKADLRLAHLQETDLNWAVLEEADLSGADLQGAKLDQTNLERSKLHDTQLMRAELMEANLRRASLINANLTNANLREATLEAANLRDAILIRSNLTEANLTGVCLRSANLNQADLHRVVLTGADLSEASLNSADLSRANLAGAYLLKTSLRKAYLLRANLQDVLLLRADLTEANLRGADLRRADLSGAYLSDSNLSESDLSEAYLLETHLIRTNLERAQMTGICIDNWHLEDVDLDKIECRYVFTQFNYSTKSPTQRYPVGRDLEAGELAQQYREDSSNIEIDLKEAPNWEAIVFTLAQIEQESAELNLTIKSFDSTAGQYQLRLASNRLVNAKIVRGRILQIYPEMVRKLDLRRDKILRLLNILEAEVDAEAPEQPPIARQVKAKLLSDKQNQIYQEVVRQIEAILMSQEPENFVDSVQRLIDYLKRHGISTEEIQKKIIGQAILRRAQRDQSFQQHLLRWEKTATDTARLSTVGSAVRLAIALLWQQTQRP comes from the coding sequence ATGCTAGGTGTCGTAATGCAAGTACAGGATTTTCTAGCTCGCTACAAACAAGGAGAGCGGGATTTTGCCCACATCGACCTGAGTGGAGCAATTCTCACCGGCGTTAATTTGCAGGATCTCGACCTGACGGGAGCTAACTTAACAGGTGTTAACCTTAGTTGGTCATTTTTGAGTCGTGCCAAACTATCGGGAGCCTGCCTTCGTCAAGCAGATCTCCGCCACGCTACCCTCACTAGTGCAAATCTCAATCAAGCAATTCTCAGCGGTGCAAATCTTACCAAAGCCGATTTGCGACTCGCTCACTTACAAGAAACTGACTTAAATTGGGCAGTTTTGGAAGAAGCCGATCTCAGTGGTGCAGATCTGCAAGGAGCCAAACTGGATCAAACTAATCTGGAACGAAGCAAATTACATGATACCCAGTTGATGAGAGCAGAATTGATGGAGGCGAATCTCCGTCGAGCATCCTTGATCAACGCTAATCTCACTAATGCTAATTTGCGAGAAGCTACTTTAGAAGCTGCCAATCTGCGAGACGCAATTTTAATTAGAAGTAATCTGACAGAAGCCAATTTAACTGGTGTTTGTTTGCGATCGGCTAATTTGAATCAAGCAGATTTGCATCGGGTAGTCCTGACTGGTGCAGATCTCAGCGAAGCTAGCCTCAACAGCGCTGACTTAAGTCGAGCTAATTTAGCAGGCGCTTATTTATTAAAAACTAGTTTGCGAAAAGCTTATTTGTTGCGTGCTAACTTGCAAGATGTGTTATTACTCAGAGCCGATTTAACCGAAGCCAATTTGCGAGGAGCAGATTTAAGAAGAGCAGACCTTTCCGGTGCTTATTTGAGCGATTCTAATTTGAGCGAAAGCGATTTAAGCGAAGCTTATTTACTAGAAACTCATTTGATTCGCACCAATTTAGAACGGGCGCAAATGACAGGTATTTGTATTGATAATTGGCATTTAGAAGATGTAGACCTCGATAAAATAGAGTGCCGTTACGTATTTACTCAATTTAATTATTCTACTAAAAGCCCAACTCAACGCTATCCAGTTGGTAGAGATTTGGAAGCAGGAGAATTAGCCCAACAGTATCGAGAAGATAGCTCTAATATTGAAATTGATTTGAAAGAAGCACCTAATTGGGAAGCTATAGTTTTTACTTTGGCTCAAATTGAACAAGAATCTGCCGAACTTAACTTAACAATTAAATCTTTTGATTCAACGGCAGGTCAATATCAGCTAAGATTAGCATCAAATCGATTAGTCAATGCCAAAATCGTGCGCGGGCGCATTTTGCAAATCTACCCGGAAATGGTGAGAAAGCTCGATCTTAGACGGGACAAAATTCTTAGATTGTTAAATATATTAGAAGCCGAAGTGGATGCAGAAGCACCAGAACAACCACCGATCGCTCGCCAAGTAAAAGCAAAACTTTTATCCGATAAACAAAACCAAATATATCAAGAGGTAGTTCGCCAAATCGAAGCAATTTTGATGTCTCAAGAACCAGAAAATTTCGTCGATAGCGTGCAGAGATTAATTGATTATCTCAAACGTCATGGGATTTCCACAGAGGAAATTCAAAAGAAAATTATCGGGCAAGCAATTCTGAGGCGAGCGCAAAGAGACCAATCCTTTCAACAGCACCTTTTACGCTGGGAAAAAACGGCAACAGATACGGCGAGGCTATCTACAGTTGGTTCCGCCGTGCGATTAGCGATCGCGCTTCTGTGGCAGCAAACTCAAAGACCTTGA